From the Syntrophorhabdus sp. genome, one window contains:
- a CDS encoding 3-hydroxyacyl-ACP dehydratase, which yields MRTAGLDIGSRTVKLVVIEQGETVLTRKGLTSHDPLEAARALMEEVHYDTIVATGYGRHLLKGHLDCPVISEIKAFALGAKAIHPSCRVILDIGGQDTKVISLSEGGEMSKFEMNDKCAAGTGRFLEIMAHALGYTLEEFPKAALSAGRFEKINSMCTVFAESEVISLTAKGAARSEVALGIHRAIVSRSTALLRRIAPSGEVFFAGGVALNSCVEALLAEELARPVVVPPDPQSVGALGAAIHAASARPRRESAKEGSGGYDNSERSVE from the coding sequence ATGAGGACGGCCGGCCTCGACATCGGTTCACGGACCGTGAAACTCGTGGTCATTGAGCAAGGCGAGACGGTCCTCACACGCAAGGGCCTCACCTCACACGACCCCCTGGAAGCGGCACGTGCCCTCATGGAGGAGGTCCATTACGACACCATTGTGGCCACCGGATACGGCCGTCACCTCCTGAAGGGGCACCTCGACTGCCCCGTCATCAGCGAGATCAAGGCCTTCGCCCTGGGGGCGAAGGCCATTCACCCGTCCTGCAGGGTGATCCTCGACATCGGAGGGCAGGACACGAAGGTCATCTCCTTGAGCGAGGGCGGCGAGATGAGCAAGTTTGAGATGAACGACAAGTGTGCCGCCGGCACGGGCCGCTTCCTCGAGATCATGGCGCATGCCCTCGGCTACACCCTGGAGGAGTTCCCGAAGGCAGCACTGTCAGCGGGGCGCTTCGAGAAAATAAACAGCATGTGCACGGTCTTCGCGGAATCCGAGGTCATATCGCTCACGGCAAAGGGGGCCGCTCGCTCCGAGGTGGCGCTCGGCATCCACAGGGCCATCGTGAGCCGCTCGACAGCCCTGCTCCGGCGCATAGCACCGTCGGGTGAGGTCTTTTTCGCCGGAGGCGTCGCGCTCAACAGTTGCGTTGAAGCCTTGTTAGCCGAGGAGCTGGCGCGCCCGGTCGTGGTCCCTCCGGACCCGCAGAGCGTGGGAGCCTTGGGCGCTGCGATCCATGCCGCCTCGGCAAGACCACGCCGGGAGTCGGCAAAAGAGGGGTCGGGCGGGTATGATAACAGCGAAAGGAGCGTGGAATGA
- a CDS encoding 2-hydroxyacyl-CoA dehydratase, with protein MKGTVEPLINDEYTGGPPTKRVLARLQKKRANGKKVAGVYCGYAPAELILAMDIAPATLCAFSDGTIEAAETVLPANLCPLIKSSYGFIITDTCPFYGLSDVIIGETTCDGKKKMFELIADVKPTYIMDLPQVPDENEAVVNWTLMIGKLRRFLEETLGAGTTEDAIEAAIVDSNRKSAMMRKVFEYAAVKPSIVGWREIYDLAFLAQGSRGEEMEPFCDKAIEVLDARREAGYVYGSAGAPRVLVTGCPVSGDAEKVFRIIEEAGGVIVALDACSGFKPFMTDIEEGTGNPVRALSERYLKIPCSCMTPNARRLTEMTRLIEKFRPDAVIDVVLQACHSFNIESHKVGKHVEKSHGLPFLKIVTDFSLGDVEQIRTRVEALLESC; from the coding sequence ATGAAGGGAACCGTTGAACCTCTTATCAACGATGAATACACCGGCGGCCCCCCCACGAAAAGGGTTCTTGCCCGTCTTCAGAAAAAACGGGCGAACGGAAAGAAGGTCGCCGGGGTTTACTGCGGGTATGCGCCGGCCGAGCTTATCCTGGCCATGGATATCGCACCGGCAACGCTCTGCGCCTTTTCCGACGGAACGATAGAGGCGGCGGAAACTGTCCTTCCTGCCAATCTCTGCCCCCTTATCAAGTCCAGCTACGGTTTCATCATCACCGATACCTGTCCTTTCTATGGGCTCTCCGATGTCATCATAGGCGAAACGACCTGTGATGGCAAGAAGAAGATGTTCGAACTCATAGCGGACGTGAAGCCCACCTATATCATGGATCTGCCCCAGGTCCCCGACGAGAACGAGGCGGTCGTGAACTGGACGTTGATGATCGGAAAGCTCCGGAGATTTCTCGAAGAAACCCTCGGGGCCGGAACGACTGAGGACGCTATCGAGGCCGCCATCGTGGACAGCAACCGCAAGAGCGCCATGATGCGGAAGGTCTTTGAGTATGCGGCGGTCAAGCCTTCCATCGTGGGCTGGCGGGAGATATATGACCTTGCCTTTCTGGCCCAGGGATCGAGGGGGGAAGAAATGGAGCCCTTTTGTGATAAGGCAATAGAAGTTCTTGATGCTCGCCGGGAGGCCGGATACGTCTACGGCTCTGCCGGGGCTCCCCGCGTGCTCGTGACCGGTTGTCCCGTCAGCGGCGATGCCGAAAAGGTCTTCAGGATCATTGAAGAGGCAGGCGGCGTGATCGTCGCCCTCGACGCATGCTCGGGATTCAAGCCTTTCATGACGGACATCGAAGAAGGCACCGGAAACCCCGTAAGGGCGCTCAGCGAGCGTTATCTCAAGATACCCTGCTCCTGCATGACCCCCAACGCCCGGCGCCTCACCGAAATGACCCGTCTCATAGAGAAGTTCAGGCCCGATGCCGTCATCGACGTCGTGCTCCAAGCGTGCCATTCCTTCAACATCGAATCGCATAAGGTGGGCAAGCACGTTGAGAAGAGCCACGGCCTGCCGTTCCTCAAGATAGTGACGGACTTTTCCCTGGGTGACGTCGAACAGATACGCACGCGCGTGGAGGCCCTTCTGGAGTCCTGCTGA
- a CDS encoding ABC transporter substrate-binding protein produces the protein MHMFKSLKLMPFVAIFAVFVLVSGAFAADVPNLKVGYIFTTHHTSFIVAAKKGEAFKDMGVYLRPVIDKDKYELVAGGKAIAVLQLIVAKSGSETAALFARNQLDLAMASVTAIMAGIDKGTPMKILSPLQTEGMGLVVPKDSPLTDWNSFMENVKKASKPVKIGYHSPTSAPKIVLEAALKNAGIKVTEDPNDQSAKILLADLKGTTNMIPALASKQVDAIVGPSPFPEVAVSRGVGKILIDLRDLPPKGYWHDFPCCVTAASGETIAKHPEVVQKFVELIAKANVWCNKNRMEAATITAEWIGLPADAAKASTLVFLAKFNKSWMRGADKLMGVLNGMGNFKGSLKGKKIDEVKPVLFDMRFIDKVKM, from the coding sequence ATGCATATGTTCAAGAGTTTGAAGCTGATGCCCTTTGTCGCGATCTTTGCGGTCTTCGTCCTTGTCTCCGGCGCCTTCGCCGCGGACGTCCCGAATCTGAAGGTGGGCTATATCTTCACGACCCATCACACGTCGTTCATCGTGGCGGCGAAAAAAGGGGAGGCCTTCAAAGACATGGGGGTCTACCTTCGGCCTGTCATTGACAAGGACAAGTACGAACTGGTGGCAGGCGGGAAAGCCATAGCCGTCCTCCAGCTGATCGTGGCGAAAAGCGGATCGGAGACGGCCGCCCTCTTCGCGCGCAACCAGCTCGACCTGGCCATGGCCTCGGTGACCGCCATCATGGCCGGGATAGACAAGGGCACCCCGATGAAGATCTTAAGCCCCCTGCAGACAGAGGGCATGGGCCTCGTGGTCCCCAAGGATTCCCCGCTCACCGATTGGAACTCCTTCATGGAGAACGTGAAGAAGGCTTCAAAACCTGTCAAGATCGGGTACCACTCGCCGACGAGCGCGCCGAAGATCGTCCTGGAAGCAGCGCTGAAGAATGCCGGCATCAAGGTCACGGAAGACCCCAACGACCAGTCGGCCAAAATCCTCCTCGCGGACCTCAAGGGCACGACGAACATGATCCCCGCGCTGGCGAGCAAGCAGGTCGACGCGATCGTGGGGCCTTCACCCTTCCCTGAGGTAGCCGTCAGCCGGGGCGTGGGAAAGATCCTTATCGACCTCAGGGACCTGCCGCCAAAAGGCTACTGGCATGACTTCCCCTGCTGCGTCACGGCGGCGAGCGGTGAGACCATCGCAAAACACCCCGAGGTGGTGCAGAAGTTCGTGGAGCTCATCGCGAAGGCCAACGTCTGGTGCAACAAGAACAGGATGGAGGCGGCAACGATCACCGCGGAATGGATCGGCCTGCCCGCCGACGCGGCCAAAGCGTCGACACTCGTCTTTCTGGCGAAATTCAACAAGAGCTGGATGCGGGGTGCCGACAAGCTGATGGGCGTCCTCAACGGAATGGGAAACTTCAAGGGCTCGCTGAAAGGCAAGAAGATCGACGAGGTGAAACCGGTGCTCTTCGATATGCGCTTCATCGACAAGGTGAAGATGTAG